The proteins below are encoded in one region of Peromyscus eremicus chromosome 10, PerEre_H2_v1, whole genome shotgun sequence:
- the LOC131920817 gene encoding serine/arginine repetitive matrix protein 1-like gives MTLLARIIMMITITIVVISGFQARAAGGGEGERRVAKPSGLSQEGRATANRRRRRRRRLVRPPSLYRVPRPPPHSALAPALRRRWRRRRASARSPHKRRRDKHPPPAGTKDGSAGRDSGPSRSPGSPRRCSRSLRTRLPVKRRGAPSTVPLWYYCGGAYFLSTAHLTVHTLVS, from the exons ATGACGCTGCTAGCCCGCATCATTATGATGATAACTATTACTATTGTTGTGATTTCGGGCTTCCAGGCGAGAGCTGCAGGAGGCGGGGAGGGGGAGCGTCGGGTTGCCAAGCCGTCCG GGCTCAGCCAGGAGGGGCGAGCAACGGCAAaccgccggcggcggcggcggcggcggctcgtgcgccctccctccctctaccgCGTGCCCCGGCCGCCTCCTCACTCGGCCCTCGCTCCTGCCCttcggcggcggtggcggcgcagGAGGGCAAGCGCGAGGAGCCCGCACAAAAGGCGGCGGGACAAACACCCACCTCCGGCCGGAACAAAAGACGGCAGCGCCGGGCGCGACTCCGGTCCTTCCCGGTCACCCGGCTCTCCCCGCCGCTGCAGCCGCTCTCTCCGGACTCGGCTGCCTGTGAAGCGCCGGGGAGCCCCTTCTACGGTCCCACTTTGGTACTATTGTGGGGGTGCCTACTTTCTTTCCACTGCACACTTGACCGTGCATACACTGGTGTCCTAA